The following proteins are co-located in the Bradyrhizobium sp. AZCC 2176 genome:
- a CDS encoding DUF1488 domain-containing protein, with the protein MTFARGNIRGYDDDRMVLLFSMMDGAREVPCAVSASAMDELEHVPRTPENQREEQFARLRDRIEACAYRKFQAREFEGSPPGIIVRSIDFRS; encoded by the coding sequence ATGACGTTCGCGCGCGGCAACATCCGAGGCTATGACGACGACCGGATGGTCCTGTTGTTCTCCATGATGGATGGCGCGAGGGAAGTGCCCTGCGCCGTCAGCGCTTCGGCGATGGATGAATTGGAACACGTGCCGCGGACGCCGGAAAACCAGCGCGAGGAACAGTTCGCGCGGTTGCGGGACCGGATCGAGGCCTGCGCATACCGCAAATTCCAGGCGCGGGAGTTCGAAGGCTCTCCCCCCGGCATCATCGTGCGCAGTATCGATTTCCGTTCCTGA
- a CDS encoding transglutaminase-like domain-containing protein translates to MKIRVGFEMLYDFPQPTPMIMVLGTHFTRASDVIVPDFLTTDPAVEITPYRDMFGNWCSRMVAPAGRVRLAADGVVRDSGQPDPVFASAIQHAVEDLPADTLVYLLGSRYCETERLSEIAWQLFEKTPPGWARVQAICDFVHRHIAFGYEHARASKTAWEAYQEGKGVCRDYAHLAVAFCRCMNIPARYCTGYLSDIGTPKPWAAGDFAGWFEAYIGGHWRTFDPRNNVPRIGRILIAQGRDAADVPITQTFGPNTLVSFKVWTDEVA, encoded by the coding sequence ATGAAGATTCGCGTCGGATTCGAAATGCTCTACGATTTCCCGCAGCCGACGCCGATGATCATGGTGCTGGGCACCCACTTCACCCGTGCGTCCGACGTCATCGTGCCGGATTTCCTCACCACCGACCCGGCGGTCGAAATCACGCCGTATCGCGACATGTTCGGCAATTGGTGCAGCCGCATGGTGGCGCCTGCCGGCCGCGTACGTCTTGCCGCCGATGGCGTCGTTCGCGACAGCGGCCAGCCCGATCCAGTGTTTGCCTCAGCGATTCAGCATGCGGTCGAGGATCTGCCCGCGGATACTCTGGTCTATCTGCTCGGCAGCCGCTATTGCGAGACCGAGCGGCTTTCGGAAATAGCCTGGCAATTGTTCGAGAAAACGCCGCCGGGCTGGGCGCGGGTCCAGGCGATCTGCGATTTCGTGCATCGCCACATCGCCTTCGGATACGAGCACGCCCGCGCCAGCAAGACGGCGTGGGAGGCTTACCAGGAGGGCAAGGGCGTCTGCCGCGACTATGCCCATCTCGCCGTCGCGTTCTGCCGCTGCATGAACATTCCCGCGCGCTATTGCACCGGCTATCTCAGCGATATCGGCACGCCGAAACCTTGGGCCGCAGGCGATTTCGCCGGCTGGTTCGAAGCCTATATCGGCGGGCACTGGCGCACCTTCGATCCGCGCAACAACGTGCCGAGGATCGGTCGCATCCTGATTGCGCAGGGCCGCGACGCCGCCGACGTGCCGATCACCCAGACCTTCGGACCCAACACGTTGGTCAGCTTCAAGGTCTGGACCGACGAGGTTGCGTGA
- a CDS encoding VOC family protein, which yields MTIDLTRRTLLHLAGASSLGAAAVAAAQAEGAEGAAGGGPTFANRTPMRIGMVTLRVRDLDLVANYYRDAIGLTVMARTATSVRLGSGGVPLLDLERRESAAREARNAAGLYHTAFLMPTRKDLARWLVHAAKNRIPLSGFADHLVSESVYLDDPEGNGIEVYADRAPETWKWDGGSVAMATDQLDIDGLLALTDTRTTNYAKAPDDLRIGHMHLRVGGLEQADRFYSATLGFDPTRKRSGAAFLSSGRYHHHLGLNVWQSAGAGPRDETATGLAWFSLEIEAQQILEAQTLRLRQAGAPAVAIENGIETADPWGTKLRLIKV from the coding sequence ATGACCATAGACCTGACCCGCCGCACGCTGCTGCATCTTGCCGGCGCCTCCTCGCTGGGCGCGGCGGCCGTCGCCGCGGCGCAGGCCGAAGGGGCGGAAGGCGCGGCAGGCGGCGGGCCGACCTTTGCCAACCGGACGCCGATGCGGATCGGCATGGTGACGCTGCGCGTGCGCGACCTCGATCTGGTCGCCAACTATTATCGCGACGCGATCGGCCTTACCGTCATGGCGCGCACGGCGACCAGCGTCCGCCTCGGCTCGGGCGGCGTGCCGCTGCTCGACCTCGAACGGCGAGAAAGCGCCGCGCGCGAGGCGCGGAACGCGGCGGGGCTCTATCACACCGCGTTCCTGATGCCGACGCGCAAGGACCTCGCGCGCTGGCTGGTGCACGCGGCGAAAAACAGGATCCCGCTCTCCGGTTTCGCCGACCACCTCGTCAGCGAATCCGTCTATCTCGACGACCCCGAAGGCAACGGCATCGAGGTCTATGCCGACCGCGCGCCCGAAACCTGGAAATGGGACGGCGGCTCGGTCGCGATGGCCACCGACCAGCTCGACATCGACGGCCTGCTGGCGCTGACGGATACGCGCACGACCAACTATGCCAAGGCGCCCGATGATCTTCGCATCGGCCACATGCATCTGCGCGTCGGCGGTCTCGAACAGGCGGACCGTTTCTATAGCGCTACCCTTGGCTTCGATCCGACCCGCAAGCGCAGCGGCGCCGCGTTCCTCTCCTCGGGACGCTATCATCATCACCTCGGCCTCAATGTCTGGCAGAGCGCAGGCGCTGGCCCGCGGGACGAAACAGCCACCGGGCTCGCCTGGTTTTCGCTGGAGATCGAGGCGCAGCAAATTCTCGAGGCCCAAACGCTGCGCCTGCGGCAGGCGGGCGCGCCGGCTGTGGCGATCGAGAACGGTATCGAGACCGCCGATCCCTGGGGCACGAAGCTGCGGCTGATCAAGGTCTGA
- a CDS encoding thiamine pyrophosphate-binding protein — protein sequence MAEAAKSRSEAQAPLPTWPDEIYRVLKDAGIRQVAMVPDAGHSRLIRAFEADPETRVVTLTTEEEGVAMLAGAWLGGERGVLLLQSSGVGNCINMLSLPVICHMPLLMIVTMRGDWGEFNPWQIPMGQGTRPSLEAMGVIVNKVDDPDLVASAVQGAAHLAFNTWKPVAVLIGQRVLGAKNFKELARK from the coding sequence ATGGCGGAAGCAGCAAAATCACGTAGCGAGGCGCAGGCGCCCCTTCCGACGTGGCCGGACGAGATCTACCGCGTACTCAAGGACGCCGGCATTCGCCAGGTCGCGATGGTGCCGGACGCCGGCCACAGCCGCCTGATCCGCGCCTTCGAGGCCGATCCCGAAACCCGCGTCGTGACACTGACGACGGAAGAGGAAGGCGTGGCGATGCTGGCGGGCGCATGGCTCGGCGGCGAGCGCGGCGTTCTTCTGTTGCAGTCGAGCGGCGTCGGCAACTGCATCAACATGCTGTCGCTGCCTGTCATCTGCCACATGCCGCTGTTGATGATCGTCACCATGCGCGGCGATTGGGGGGAGTTCAATCCGTGGCAGATCCCGATGGGGCAGGGCACGCGCCCCTCGCTCGAGGCCATGGGCGTGATCGTGAACAAGGTGGACGACCCTGATCTCGTCGCCTCCGCCGTGCAGGGTGCGGCGCACCTCGCCTTCAACACCTGGAAGCCGGTGGCGGTCTTGATCGGCCAGCGCGTGCTCGGCGCCAAGAATTTCAAGGAGCTTGCCCGCAAATGA
- a CDS encoding thiamine pyrophosphate-dependent enzyme: MTSNPNALLHRRDVVNELLRDRAGLLVIAGLGAPNWDVSAAGDHPNNFPLWGAMGGASMIGLGLALAQPKRKVMVVTGDGEMLMNIGSLASVAVEAPKNLTIAVLDNERFGETGMQKTPTASGVDLAAIAAACGIRTSRIVRTMAEVTELRDLAHEGRGTAFAQIKINPEALVFVMPPADGVILTTRFRQSVLGDAALFN; the protein is encoded by the coding sequence ATGACTTCCAACCCGAACGCGCTTCTGCATCGCCGCGACGTCGTCAACGAACTGTTGCGCGATCGCGCCGGTCTCCTCGTCATCGCCGGCCTCGGCGCGCCGAACTGGGATGTCTCCGCCGCCGGCGATCATCCGAACAACTTTCCGCTTTGGGGCGCGATGGGCGGTGCCTCGATGATCGGGCTTGGGCTGGCGCTGGCGCAGCCCAAGCGCAAGGTAATGGTTGTCACCGGCGATGGCGAAATGCTGATGAATATCGGCTCGCTCGCATCAGTCGCGGTGGAGGCGCCGAAGAACCTGACGATTGCCGTGCTCGACAATGAACGCTTCGGCGAGACCGGCATGCAGAAGACGCCGACCGCCTCCGGCGTCGACCTTGCCGCCATCGCGGCCGCCTGCGGCATCCGCACCTCGCGCATCGTCCGCACGATGGCGGAAGTCACCGAACTCCGCGATCTCGCGCATGAGGGGCGAGGAACCGCCTTCGCGCAGATCAAGATCAACCCCGAGGCGCTGGTCTTCGTAATGCCGCCGGCAGATGGCGTCATCCTGACGACGCGCTTCCGGCAATCGGTGCTGGGCGACGCGGCGCTGTTTAATTGA
- a CDS encoding LysR family transcriptional regulator, which translates to MDLKQLRTFRAVAELGSLSKAADRLRAAQPALSRHIKLLEHELRVELFIRNGRGMLLTSAGRMLLDRTTGLIRQIEQVSDDLKSANGNPSGRVILGLVPTVSAVLSGRFARRVIGEFPDVSLRIVESYGGHLVEWLHRGEMDLAIIYGPAVDLHLQVQSIGREDIVAVGPPGSGLSKRKQVDLKWLVKQKLILPSISHGLRALLEKALAREKLKLDAMIEVDSYRAQISLMEEGLGYTLLPPSAIRAEVAAKRLEMAAVSPSVSRELILASPIAHPPSIATTTIATLIVSEIQQLSREGLWKINMTA; encoded by the coding sequence ATGGATCTCAAACAATTGCGGACTTTCCGGGCCGTAGCGGAACTCGGCAGCCTGAGCAAGGCGGCGGACCGGCTGCGCGCCGCCCAGCCCGCGCTCAGCAGGCACATCAAGCTGCTTGAGCACGAGCTTCGCGTCGAGCTGTTCATCCGCAACGGCCGCGGCATGCTCTTGACCAGCGCCGGCCGGATGCTGCTCGACCGCACCACCGGGCTGATCCGCCAGATCGAACAGGTCAGCGATGACCTCAAATCGGCAAACGGCAATCCGTCGGGCCGTGTCATCCTCGGGCTGGTGCCGACGGTGAGCGCGGTGCTGTCCGGACGGTTCGCCCGCCGCGTCATCGGCGAATTTCCCGACGTCTCGCTGCGCATCGTGGAAAGCTATGGCGGGCATCTGGTCGAGTGGCTGCACCGCGGCGAAATGGATCTCGCGATCATCTACGGTCCCGCGGTCGACCTGCATCTTCAAGTCCAGTCCATCGGCCGTGAGGATATCGTGGCCGTCGGGCCGCCAGGATCGGGCCTGAGCAAGCGGAAGCAGGTCGATCTCAAATGGCTGGTGAAACAGAAGCTGATCCTGCCGAGCATCTCGCATGGCCTGCGGGCACTGCTGGAGAAGGCGCTGGCGCGCGAGAAATTGAAGCTCGACGCCATGATCGAGGTGGATTCCTATCGCGCGCAGATCAGCCTGATGGAGGAAGGGCTCGGCTACACGCTGCTGCCGCCGTCCGCGATCCGCGCCGAGGTAGCGGCGAAACGCCTGGAGATGGCCGCCGTCAGCCCCTCGGTGTCGCGCGAACTGATTCTCGCTTCGCCGATCGCCCATCCGCCGTCGATCGCAACGACGACGATTGCGACGCTGATCGTGTCGGAGATTCAGCAGCTCTCCCGGGAAGGGCTGTGGAAGATCAACATGACGGCGTAG